From Malaya genurostris strain Urasoe2022 chromosome 2, Malgen_1.1, whole genome shotgun sequence:
CGATTTTATTTTGCTTCCATACTAGACAATGAATTATATTCGTTTGAACAATTGATCGGCCGTGATActaaaatatgaacaaaattattactATTTGTTCCAGAAAGATTAGCACTGTGATCCGTCATCCAAGCATGATGAACGCGAGAACCATCACGATTCGGGGGCAGATCCGACTGAGAATACAATCATTTTATTGTACTTTTACTAAACATCAGAAAGTACcatacatattaccttgtaatgcaTCCAACCGTACCAGTCTGCCGGAATTTGAGAGGCATCGTATTCCATGTAGAAATGAGGTGCATATTCAACCCACCGATTTCGGCCGTAAAACTGTGAGGGATCTTCGAAATACTTATTGCCATATTTGTCCTCTCCGACAAGTCGACCGGTTTTCATTTCGTCCATTCTGCGTACCACCCagagaataatattttgtatCTTTGAACGACACAGTTACATAAGCAAATCTACACTTTACCTGTACAGTTTGCTCAAACTGGCAAAAATCCCACCATTTTCACGGATATATCCGAAGAGTTTACCCAGTTTGTTTAGCCCGACGTAGTTTGCCATCCTATTAAAAGTACGAATG
This genomic window contains:
- the LOC131429792 gene encoding probable NADH dehydrogenase [ubiquinone] 1 alpha subcomplex subunit 12, whose translation is MANYVGLNKLGKLFGYIRENGGIFASLSKLYRMDEMKTGRLVGEDKYGNKYFEDPSQFYGRNRWVEYAPHFYMEYDASQIPADWYGWMHYKSDLPPNRDGSRVHHAWMTDHSANLSGTNKSYMPYSTTRPKVDAWDPKKPAAKLE